One Mercenaria mercenaria strain notata chromosome 12, MADL_Memer_1, whole genome shotgun sequence DNA segment encodes these proteins:
- the LOC123533863 gene encoding vitamin D3 receptor-like produces the protein MESNEYPDDCSSMLSPTDSASSPETQYHKLKAVSFDQDDNVNGGDANTSLPSSHLDFLNLIFPPTPEQSPNDQSCDDQEFATDTTKDAIESIATEKAVEVPEIIYLRSSIAENDLQYHGQDQQIESSVEIEMAEVGALLQMESITKEDSGYLKDKSKPKRSLTFPPCVICSGKASGSHYGAITCEACKGFFRRYLQKKGEYKCTKGGKCEIINRNRGNCSGCRLTKCLLLGMSKEKSKLGRYTLTRRTEAIKHMNKMEGKETTDSFVEANEVFPVVNEGGDSAKYDPESEMIGRKISQNGKNLNVSNGFSKLLVSELVQAMLEIKPFGRDITTKEQIVERHRFHAERYKQKIQLFGRMNTVPKDEYYKLYKEFGIDVDGRMADMKICCKDMEGIVERYCNFAKHIPGFHSLPYKDQSSLLKVSRADFFIIIMSESYSKEYNTYLGQDGIGYHVEEMADKFLSRELLDGMCTVYTRWQDLELSEEEKAVIGAMTLLFTDRCKLENYAHVEKIQLALAELIRTELMAKDKTTAQRRFTKIIDSLTAMRTVSELYLKEYNLMCKDDVLTQELPMLSEFFLEEYDNVEKK, from the coding sequence ATGGAGTCTAATGAATACCCTGATGACTGTAGCTCAATGCTAAGTCCAACAGATTCTGCTTCAAGCCCTGAAACACAGTATCACAAACTTAAAGCTGTATCATTCGATCAAGATGACAATGTAAATGGGGGAGATGCAAACACTTCCTTGCCATCCTCGCATTTAGACTTCCTTAATTTGATTTTCCCACCCACCCCGGAACAATCACCAAATGATCAGTCATGTGATGATCAGGAGTTTGCCACTGATACAACAAAAGATGCTATTGAATCTATTGCCACTGAAAAAGCAGTAGAAGTACCTGAAATAATATACTTGCGTAGTTCTATCGCTGAGAATGATCTTCAGTATCATGGACAAGATCAGCAAATTGAATCTTCTGTGGAAATTGAAATGGCTGAAGTTGGTGCTTTATTGCAGATGGAATCAATTACAAAAGAGGATTCTGGATATTTGAAGGATAAATCAAAGCCCAAACGTTCACTGACATTTCCGCCATGTGTTATTTGCTCAGGAAAAGCATCAGGTTCTCATTATGGCGCTATAACATGTGAAGCTTGTAAAGGATTTTTCAGACGTTACCTGCAGAAGAAAGGGGAGTACAAGTGCACTAAAGGTGGGAAGTGCGAAATAATTAACAGGAATAGAGGGAATTGTTCAGGATGCCGTCTTACAAAATGTCTTTTGTTAGGAATGTCGAAGGAGAAGTCAAAGTTAGGAAGGTACACGTTAACAAGAAGGACAGAAGCCATAAAGCATATGAACAAAATGGAGGGAAAAGAAACAACAGACTCTTTTGTCGAGGCGAATGAAGTATTTCCTGTTGTAAACGAAGGCGGTGATTCAGCCAAATACGATCCCGAGTCAGAAATGATAGGAAGGAAAATTAGCCAGAATGGAAAGAATTTGAATGTATCCAATGGTTTCTCCAAGTTACTTGTGTCTGAGCTGGTTCAAGCCATGCTTGAAATAAAACCCTTTGGTCGAGACATTACAACAAAGGAGCAAATTGTTGAAAGACACAGATTTCATGCAGAAAGATACAAACAGAAAATACAACTTTTTGGACGAATGAATACTGTTCCAAAAGATGAATATTACAAACTGTATAAAGAGTTTGGTATAGATGTTGATGGACGAATGGCAGATATGAAGATTTGCTGTAAAGATATGGAAGGGATTGTAGAAAGGTACTGTAATTTCGCTAAACATATTCCAGGATTCCACAGCCTTCCTTACAAAGATCAGTCCTCTTTACTTAAAGTTTCCAGGGCCGACTTTTTCATTATCATCATGAGTGAGTCTTACAGTAAGGAGTATAATACATATTTAGGGCAAGATGGTATAGGCTATCATGTTGAAGAGATGGCAGACAAATTTCTGTCAAGAGAGTTGTTAGATGGTATGTGTACTGTGTACACCCGCTGGCAGGACTTAGAACTGAGCGAGGAGGAGAAGGCAGTAATAGGTGCTATGACACTCCTTTTTACAGACAGATGCAAGCTAGAAAATTATGCTCATGTTGAGAAAATTCAACTTGCTCTTGCTGAACTTATCAGGACAGAGTTAATGGCAAAAGACAAGACAACAGCTCAGAGAAGGTTTACAAAAATTATTGACTCATTAACAGCAATGAGGACTGTATCAGAGCTTTATCTGAAGGAGTATAATTTAATGTGTAAAGATGATGTCCTAACACAAGAGCTTCCAATGTTATCAGAGTTCTTCTTGGAAGAGTATGATAATGTGGAGAAAAAGTGA